A DNA window from Comamonas fluminis contains the following coding sequences:
- a CDS encoding nitroreductase family protein, with protein sequence MMTTRTTTTAIQPQFLQRMSPRAFVPEALSTAQIEQLVDAARWAPSASNKQPWHFAYALRGDANWEAFSQIPNEFNRRWCLNAGALIVLVSDTEASPGKHSFDAGCAWGYLALQAHAMGLATHAMGGFSAEEASKVLGLPAHLVPEIVIAVGQRADASTLPDDLREREVPTDRKPLAEVLSAGALKNA encoded by the coding sequence ATGATGACCACCAGAACCACCACTACAGCCATCCAGCCCCAGTTTCTGCAGCGCATGTCGCCCCGCGCCTTTGTGCCCGAAGCCTTGAGCACCGCCCAGATCGAGCAACTGGTGGACGCCGCCCGCTGGGCCCCCTCGGCCAGCAACAAGCAGCCCTGGCACTTTGCCTATGCACTGCGCGGCGATGCGAACTGGGAAGCTTTTTCGCAGATTCCCAATGAATTCAACCGCCGCTGGTGCCTGAATGCTGGCGCGCTGATCGTGCTGGTGTCCGATACCGAAGCCTCCCCCGGCAAGCACAGCTTTGACGCAGGCTGCGCCTGGGGCTATCTGGCGCTGCAGGCCCATGCCATGGGTCTGGCCACGCACGCCATGGGTGGCTTCTCGGCCGAAGAAGCCAGCAAGGTGCTGGGCTTGCCCGCGCACCTGGTGCCCGAGATCGTGATTGCCGTGGGCCAGCGCGCCGACGCATCCACCCTGCCCGATGACCTGCGCGAGCGTGAAGTGCCCACCGATCGCAAGCCTCTGGCCGAAGTGCTGAGCGCAGGCGCTCTGAAAAACGCCTGA
- a CDS encoding YcxB family protein, which yields MAQMTYSLSEQQFCNAQRLHFSFRPRWVRWIFTLVGILGLPILGTGLFHSDVMLSIAGFIYSSILLLYIPAMARLVQRGIERLMRPRLLRIFRRSPSLHQQSHVELRNGEMHLQSETGQGVLPWKHITQWAEDEDSMLLYLQPRLFIIVPKEADPQSQFVTALRAQLLEHIGPARRQR from the coding sequence ATGGCACAGATGACCTATTCACTGAGTGAGCAACAGTTCTGCAACGCGCAGCGCCTGCACTTCTCGTTTCGCCCCCGCTGGGTGCGCTGGATTTTTACGCTGGTGGGCATTCTGGGCCTGCCCATTCTTGGCACAGGCCTGTTCCACAGCGATGTCATGCTCAGCATCGCAGGCTTCATCTACAGCAGCATTTTGCTGCTCTACATCCCGGCCATGGCTCGCCTGGTGCAGCGCGGCATTGAACGCCTGATGCGGCCCCGGCTGCTGCGCATCTTCCGCCGCTCGCCCTCTTTGCACCAGCAAAGCCATGTAGAGCTGCGCAATGGCGAGATGCACCTGCAGTCCGAAACCGGGCAAGGCGTGCTGCCGTGGAAACACATCACCCAGTGGGCCGAAGATGAAGACAGCATGCTGCTGTACCTGCAGCCGCGCCTGTTCATCATCGTGCCCAAGGAGGCGGACCCGCAATCCCAGTTTGTCACCGCGCTGCGGGCGCAGTTGCTTGAGCACATTGGCCCTGCACGCCGCCAGCGATGA
- the azu gene encoding azurin: MKKILSTLALCAIGALSAPAMAAGCEAVVESNDAMQFNVKNIDVPKSCKKFSVTLKHVGKLPKTAMGHNIVVSTAADMQGVITDGMAAGAAAEYVKAGDARALAHSKVIGGGETTKFDLDVSKLKAGTDYAFFCSFPGHAALMKGSLKLGS; this comes from the coding sequence GTGAAGAAGATCCTGAGCACTCTGGCCCTGTGTGCAATTGGCGCTCTGAGCGCGCCCGCCATGGCCGCAGGCTGCGAAGCCGTTGTGGAGAGCAACGATGCCATGCAGTTCAACGTCAAGAACATCGACGTACCCAAGTCCTGCAAGAAGTTCAGCGTGACGCTGAAGCACGTGGGCAAGCTGCCCAAGACCGCCATGGGCCACAACATCGTGGTCAGCACTGCCGCTGACATGCAAGGCGTGATCACCGACGGCATGGCCGCAGGCGCTGCTGCCGAATACGTGAAGGCTGGCGACGCGCGCGCTCTGGCGCATTCCAAGGTCATTGGCGGCGGTGAAACCACCAAGTTCGACCTCGACGTGAGCAAGCTCAAGGCTGGCACCGACTACGCCTTCTTCTGCTCCTTTCCCGGCCACGCGGCTCTAATGAAGGGCTCGCTCAAGCTGGGCTCTTAA
- the serA gene encoding phosphoglycerate dehydrogenase, with the protein MAKTSLDKSKIKFLLLEGIHPSALKVLHDAGYTNVEALSGALEGEELKAKIADAHFVGIRSRTQLTEEVFAAAHKLVAVGCFCIGTNQVNLNAARERGIVVFNAPFSNTRSVAELVLGEAILLLRGIPEKNAVAHRGGWKKSADNSFEIRGKTLGIVGYGSIGTQLSVLAEGLGMKVIFHDVVTKLPLGNAHQSVGLNALLAQADIVTLHVPELASTHGMMGAEQIAAMKQGSILINASRGTVVDIDALAEALKSGKLLGAAIDVFPVEPKSNKDEFLSPLRGMDNVILTPHIGGSTMEAQANIGLEVAEKLVKYSDNGTTTSAVNFPEVALPEHPGHNRILHVHHNRPGMLSAINQVFADNGINVAGQYLRTDEKVGYVVIDIDAQSSALALEKLSQIPGTIRCRVLF; encoded by the coding sequence ATGGCCAAGACATCGCTGGACAAGTCGAAGATCAAATTTCTGCTGCTGGAGGGCATTCACCCCTCGGCGCTGAAAGTGCTGCATGACGCGGGCTACACCAATGTAGAAGCGCTGAGCGGCGCGCTGGAGGGCGAGGAGCTGAAGGCAAAGATTGCCGATGCGCACTTTGTCGGTATCCGCTCGCGCACGCAGCTGACCGAGGAAGTGTTTGCCGCCGCGCACAAGCTGGTGGCCGTGGGCTGCTTTTGCATTGGCACCAATCAGGTCAATCTGAACGCTGCGCGTGAGCGCGGCATTGTGGTGTTCAACGCGCCCTTCTCCAACACCCGTTCTGTGGCCGAGCTGGTGCTGGGCGAGGCGATTTTGCTGCTGCGTGGCATTCCCGAAAAGAACGCCGTGGCCCACCGCGGTGGCTGGAAGAAAAGCGCCGACAACTCCTTCGAGATTCGCGGCAAGACGCTGGGCATTGTGGGCTACGGCTCCATCGGCACCCAGCTGTCGGTGCTGGCCGAAGGTCTGGGCATGAAGGTCATCTTCCACGACGTGGTGACCAAGCTGCCCCTGGGCAATGCGCACCAAAGCGTGGGCTTGAACGCGCTGCTGGCGCAGGCCGATATCGTGACGCTGCATGTGCCCGAGCTGGCTTCCACCCACGGCATGATGGGGGCAGAGCAGATCGCGGCCATGAAGCAGGGCAGCATCCTCATCAACGCATCGCGCGGCACGGTGGTGGATATTGATGCGCTGGCCGAAGCCCTGAAAAGCGGCAAGCTGCTGGGCGCCGCCATTGACGTGTTCCCGGTCGAGCCCAAGAGCAACAAGGACGAGTTCCTGTCGCCCCTGCGCGGCATGGACAACGTGATCCTCACGCCGCACATCGGCGGCTCCACCATGGAAGCCCAGGCCAATATCGGCCTGGAAGTGGCGGAAAAGCTGGTCAAGTACAGCGACAACGGCACGACCACCTCGGCCGTGAACTTCCCCGAAGTGGCGCTGCCCGAGCACCCCGGTCACAACCGTATCCTGCACGTGCACCACAACCGCCCGGGCATGCTGTCGGCCATCAACCAAGTGTTTGCCGACAACGGCATCAACGTGGCGGGCCAGTACCTGCGCACCGATGAAAAAGTGGGCTATGTGGTGATCGATATCGACGCGCAATCGTCGGCGCTGGCGCTGGAAAAGCTCTCGCAGATTCCCGGCACCATCCGCTGCCGCGTGCTGTTCTGA
- the pyrE gene encoding orotate phosphoribosyltransferase, protein MVVDKQPMDGADRLAQEFVQFAVDAGVLRFGEFKTKAGRLSPYFFNAGLFDDGAKMARLAEFYAKAILASGMEFDMVFGPAYKGIPLAATVAVELARAGKNVPFAYNRKEAKDHGEGGTLVGAPLKGRVLIIDDVMSAGTAARESIAIIKAAGAEPHAVAIALDRQEMATENGQDVPHSAVQYVRNQLGMQVCAIAKLADLLLYLEQQGGDAGREHHERVLAYRQRYGVEDKE, encoded by the coding sequence ATGGTGGTAGATAAGCAGCCAATGGACGGTGCAGACCGTCTGGCGCAGGAATTTGTGCAGTTTGCCGTCGATGCAGGTGTGCTGCGTTTTGGCGAATTCAAGACCAAGGCCGGGCGCCTGAGCCCGTACTTCTTCAATGCAGGCCTGTTCGACGACGGCGCCAAGATGGCACGTCTGGCTGAATTCTATGCAAAAGCCATTCTGGCCAGCGGCATGGAGTTTGATATGGTCTTTGGCCCTGCGTACAAGGGCATTCCTCTGGCTGCTACCGTGGCTGTGGAGCTGGCCCGCGCTGGCAAGAACGTGCCCTTTGCTTACAACCGCAAGGAAGCCAAGGACCACGGCGAAGGCGGCACCCTGGTGGGTGCGCCGCTGAAGGGCCGCGTGCTCATCATTGACGATGTGATGTCGGCTGGCACGGCGGCGCGTGAGTCGATTGCCATCATCAAGGCTGCAGGTGCCGAACCCCACGCAGTGGCGATTGCACTGGACCGCCAGGAGATGGCGACCGAAAATGGTCAGGATGTTCCCCACAGCGCTGTGCAATATGTGCGCAACCAGCTGGGCATGCAGGTTTGCGCGATTGCAAAGCTGGCAGACTTGTTGCTTTATCTTGAGCAGCAAGGCGGCGATGCAGGCCGCGAGCATCACGAACGCGTGCTGGCCTATCGTCAGCGCTACGGTGTCGAAGACAAGGAATAA
- a CDS encoding Lrp/AsnC family transcriptional regulator encodes MNSLDRKILAALENDGRLTVTELAEQVGLSLSPCHRRVRALEESGVIRGYRAELDSAALGLDFSSLVFVTLKDSKSVPAFEEAVALLDNVIQAQRLFGDPDYLLQVVVRDLPAYQRLYDEHLTQLPGVLRMTSTLVMKHVVVNRPLTSAME; translated from the coding sequence ATGAATTCGCTGGATAGAAAAATTCTTGCTGCGCTGGAGAACGATGGCCGCCTGACGGTGACCGAGCTGGCAGAGCAGGTGGGCCTGAGCCTCTCGCCTTGCCACCGCCGTGTGCGGGCGCTGGAAGAGTCGGGTGTGATTCGCGGCTACCGCGCCGAGCTGGACTCGGCGGCGCTGGGGCTGGATTTTTCCTCGCTGGTGTTTGTCACGCTCAAGGACAGCAAGTCCGTGCCCGCATTTGAGGAAGCCGTGGCTTTGCTAGACAACGTGATTCAGGCCCAGCGCCTGTTTGGCGACCCCGACTACCTGCTGCAGGTGGTGGTGCGCGATTTGCCTGCCTATCAGCGTCTGTACGATGAGCACCTGACGCAATTGCCGGGCGTGCTGCGCATGACTTCCACGCTGGTGATGAAGCATGTGGTGGTGAACCGGCCGCTGACTTCTGCGATGGAATAG
- a CDS encoding exodeoxyribonuclease III, which translates to MFKLTSLNLNGIRSATTKGAEAWIAATAPDCICVQEIKAQASDMAGRFEVLAGLKGHFQFAEKKGYSGVGVYTRHEPSDVIVGFDTEEFDAEGRYVELRFDTPSRKFSIISAYFPSGSSGELRQEAKFRFLAKMHTHLMRLKAERDFVLCGDINIAHQKEDLKNWRGNQKNSGFLPEERDWMTKLLHKTEITGGLVDVYRQLQPETTDACYTWWSNRGQAYANNVGWRLDYHLATPAIAALARTESIYKGEKFSDHAPITIGYDMTL; encoded by the coding sequence TTGTTCAAATTAACCAGCCTCAACCTCAACGGTATCCGCTCTGCCACCACCAAAGGCGCCGAAGCCTGGATAGCAGCTACTGCGCCGGATTGTATTTGCGTCCAGGAAATCAAGGCCCAGGCTTCGGATATGGCCGGGCGTTTCGAGGTGTTGGCCGGTCTGAAAGGGCACTTCCAGTTTGCTGAAAAAAAAGGCTATTCCGGCGTGGGCGTCTACACGCGCCACGAGCCCTCAGACGTGATTGTGGGCTTTGACACCGAGGAGTTCGATGCCGAAGGCCGCTATGTAGAGTTGCGCTTTGATACGCCCAGCCGCAAGTTTTCGATTATCAGCGCCTACTTTCCCAGCGGCAGCTCGGGCGAATTGCGCCAGGAGGCCAAGTTCCGCTTTCTGGCCAAGATGCACACGCATCTGATGCGCCTCAAAGCCGAGCGCGACTTTGTGCTGTGTGGCGACATCAATATCGCCCACCAGAAGGAAGACCTGAAAAACTGGCGTGGCAACCAGAAAAACAGCGGCTTCTTGCCCGAAGAACGCGACTGGATGACAAAGTTGTTGCACAAGACTGAAATCACCGGTGGCTTGGTTGACGTGTACCGCCAGTTACAGCCAGAGACAACGGATGCCTGCTATACATGGTGGAGCAACCGGGGCCAGGCCTATGCGAACAACGTGGGGTGGCGTCTGGACTACCACCTGGCCACGCCAGCGATTGCGGCCCTTGCCCGCACGGAATCCATCTACAAGGGCGAGAAGTTCTCGGACCACGCGCCCATCACCATTGGTTACGACATGACACTCTGA
- a CDS encoding YcxB family protein, translating to MTAFPYTLTEAQFIAAQRLHVSLRSRGQKLLRGLTLLLGVAVVAGSLYEHTYWLLLAGLIAIFAPWLSWTFSTLPRLLQTYRSSPALQQSNCIALRDGQLCTGTDQAESTLPWSHIIQWAENEHSLLLYLQPQLFIIVPKNSDALPDFFSALREQLQAQVGPPVA from the coding sequence ATGACCGCCTTCCCGTACACGCTGACCGAGGCCCAGTTCATTGCCGCGCAGCGCCTGCATGTTTCCCTGCGCAGCCGTGGCCAGAAACTGCTGCGCGGACTGACCCTGCTGCTGGGCGTTGCCGTGGTGGCGGGCAGCCTTTACGAGCACACTTACTGGCTGCTGCTGGCCGGGCTGATTGCCATTTTTGCGCCATGGCTGAGCTGGACTTTCAGCACCTTGCCAAGGTTGCTGCAGACCTACCGCAGCTCGCCCGCGCTGCAGCAAAGCAACTGCATTGCGCTGCGCGATGGGCAGCTCTGCACCGGTACCGATCAGGCCGAGAGCACCCTGCCGTGGAGCCACATCATTCAGTGGGCCGAAAACGAGCACAGCCTGCTGCTATATCTGCAGCCCCAGCTTTTCATCATCGTGCCGAAGAATAGCGATGCCCTGCCAGACTTTTTCAGCGCACTGCGCGAACAGCTGCAGGCCCAGGTTGGCCCGCCGGTTGCATAA
- a CDS encoding DUF4124 domain-containing protein, whose translation MNQARQAKMGGFLVVAVWAGTALAQAPAGSGSIYTCTDANGRRITADRPIATCVDREQRVLGNTGVELRRVAPTQTEQERNAYEARRRQELADQARLREERSRDKAMLLRYPNQASHDAARNEALSQSTDVSAVAQMRLGELKQRRKKIDTELEFYQGNPAKAPASLRRQIKDNTESQEEQQRFIQQQEEEQQRINQRFDAELQQLRKLWGQTAANPAR comes from the coding sequence ATGAATCAGGCGCGGCAGGCAAAAATGGGTGGCTTCTTGGTGGTGGCAGTCTGGGCAGGCACAGCGCTGGCCCAGGCGCCCGCTGGCTCGGGCTCCATCTACACCTGTACGGACGCCAATGGTCGGCGCATTACCGCCGACCGCCCCATCGCCACCTGCGTGGACCGCGAGCAGCGCGTGCTGGGCAATACCGGCGTGGAGCTGCGCCGTGTGGCCCCCACGCAGACCGAGCAGGAGCGCAACGCCTATGAGGCGCGCCGCCGTCAGGAGCTGGCCGATCAGGCCCGGCTGCGCGAAGAGCGTTCACGCGACAAGGCCATGCTGCTGCGCTACCCCAACCAGGCCAGTCACGACGCGGCGCGCAATGAGGCGCTGAGCCAGAGCACGGACGTCAGCGCCGTGGCCCAGATGCGACTGGGCGAGCTGAAACAGCGCCGCAAAAAAATCGATACCGAGCTGGAGTTCTACCAGGGCAACCCTGCCAAGGCGCCGGCCAGTCTGCGCCGCCAGATCAAGGACAACACCGAATCGCAGGAAGAGCAGCAGCGCTTCATCCAGCAGCAGGAAGAAGAGCAGCAGCGCATCAATCAGCGTTTTGATGCAGAGCTGCAGCAGCTGCGCAAGCTCTGGGGCCAGACGGCAGCCAATCCGGCGCGCTGA
- a CDS encoding HPP family protein has translation MTALQALWQRLGPVSTRPARRELLRAALGAGLGMAIVGLLAWADRFAHTGLLFLFAPLGATAVLVFAVPSSPLAQPWNCVVGNTLSALWTLTLLHLAPTMPLPLSAALAVGGAIALMLACRALHPPGGAVALLTVLSAPSLLPLGWLLLVPMAVMTACLVLAGVLFHRATGRAYLHRPAAAPAAVASTSPKGSKLALSQGDLQTLLTRFDQSYNLTPDDLGALLAAAEEEAIQRRFASITCGQVMSSQLLTITAQTSLEAVADLFHSHLIKSLPVVDDKGQLTGRVLRADLFDWLWQGHRDQQQKSLWQRLRKPSSQRSPQAVARDLMREPELCVQESTPVGELLHELASHTVQFIAVQRGPLLVGVITRSDVIRTLLSINS, from the coding sequence ATGACTGCTTTGCAAGCCCTGTGGCAGCGGCTAGGCCCTGTCAGCACCCGCCCCGCGCGCCGCGAACTACTGCGTGCTGCCCTTGGGGCGGGCCTTGGCATGGCCATCGTCGGCCTGCTGGCCTGGGCCGACCGGTTTGCCCACACCGGCCTGCTGTTTCTCTTTGCACCACTGGGCGCCACCGCTGTGCTGGTGTTTGCCGTGCCCAGCAGCCCGCTGGCGCAGCCCTGGAACTGCGTGGTGGGCAACACACTGTCTGCCCTTTGGACGCTGACCCTGCTGCATCTGGCGCCCACCATGCCGCTGCCCCTGAGTGCAGCGCTGGCCGTGGGTGGTGCCATCGCCCTCATGCTGGCCTGCCGCGCCCTGCACCCGCCCGGCGGCGCTGTGGCCCTGCTGACGGTGCTGTCTGCGCCCAGCCTGTTGCCCCTGGGCTGGCTGCTGCTGGTGCCCATGGCGGTCATGACCGCCTGCCTGGTGCTGGCCGGTGTGCTGTTTCACCGCGCCACAGGCCGCGCCTATCTGCACCGCCCGGCAGCAGCGCCAGCAGCAGTCGCTTCCACTTCGCCCAAGGGCAGCAAGCTGGCGCTGTCGCAAGGCGATTTGCAGACCTTGCTCACGCGCTTTGACCAGTCCTACAACCTCACGCCCGATGACCTGGGCGCCCTGCTGGCCGCCGCTGAGGAAGAAGCCATCCAGCGCCGCTTTGCGTCCATCACCTGCGGCCAGGTCATGTCGTCCCAGTTGCTGACCATTACCGCCCAGACTTCGCTGGAAGCCGTGGCCGACCTGTTTCACAGCCATCTCATCAAAAGCCTGCCCGTGGTGGATGACAAAGGCCAGCTCACAGGTCGCGTGCTACGCGCCGACCTGTTTGACTGGCTGTGGCAAGGCCACCGCGACCAGCAGCAAAAAAGCCTGTGGCAGCGCCTGCGCAAGCCATCCAGTCAGCGCAGCCCCCAGGCTGTTGCGCGGGATCTGATGCGCGAGCCCGAGCTGTGCGTGCAGGAATCCACGCCCGTGGGCGAGTTGCTGCACGAGCTGGCTTCCCATACCGTGCAGTTCATCGCCGTGCAGCGCGGCCCCTTGCTGGTGGGCGTCATCACACGCTCAGACGTGATTCGCACCTTGCTGAGCATCAACTCCTAG